The Orcinus orca chromosome 4, mOrcOrc1.1, whole genome shotgun sequence genome includes a region encoding these proteins:
- the CXCL13 gene encoding C-X-C motif chemokine 13 encodes MRFTQGSLLLVLLACSLSPVHGVLETYNTNLKCKCMRETFNFVSLFLIGKLQIFPPGNGCPNTEIIAWMKNKSVICLNPRAKWTQKLMRMSRKSAFSTSPAPVFKKMIA; translated from the exons ATGAGGTTCACCCAGGGATCTCTACTTCTTGTGCTGCTGGCCTGCAGCCTCTCTCCAGTCCATG GTGTCCTGGAGACCTATAACACAAACTTAAAGTGTAAATGCATGCGAGAGACCTTCAACTTTGTCTCCCTTTTCCTCATTGGAAAGCTTCAAATCTTTCCCCCTGGGAATGGATGTCCAAACACAGAAATCAT AGCCTGGATGAAGAATAAGTCAGTTATCTGCTTGAACCCTAGAGCCAAATGGACACAAAAACTAATGAGAATGTCAAG aaaaagtgCTTTTTCAACTTCACCAGCTCCAGTGTTTAAGAAAATGATTGCCTGA